The sequence below is a genomic window from Papio anubis isolate 15944 chromosome X, Panubis1.0, whole genome shotgun sequence.
ttcatacaGCGATTATGGTGCATTCAGGAACCCAACCCCCCAAACCCACTAGGAGggctcccacccctgccctcccaccccaTTTCAGGGCCCCAGGGCTTAGGGTGGAGGAAGGGGAGGTAACCACCCATCCAGGGACTGACCCTGGAGACTGTCCCTGCCCTGCTCACCCTCCCCAGGAGATAGGGGGCAACACCTGGGCACAACCCCTCAcaaccccctcccccaaccctgctTGTGCACATATGCACAGTATGGCTCCTTGCTGAGCTGGTCAGTTCCTGGCAGGGCCCCTACCCAACAGCACCGAGTGGGATGGGAGCAAGAGGGCTGAGCTGGGGAGACCCTGAGAAGGAAGGAGGCCCCAGCTATGGGACTGCAGGAGAGAAAGAGTGGGGCCCCCCACCTTGTCCATTTCCCAGAGTCTCTGGTAGTCCCCAGATCCTCCTGCAGCTAAGGATGGCAGGCGGGGGTAGGAAGGCGAGTGGCCGTGGCATGCTTTCCCATAGCCGATCCCAGGGTCTGGTGATGATCAGGGTTCCAAATAGGGGCTGTGTCCCTGTCTCTGAAAGGCTGGGAGCAGGGCTTCATTGCACAAAATACTGTGGGAGGGCCACACGCagggggtggggcccagccaaTCTGTATACAGAgatattgcatttaaaaaaatgaaaacctcatttaaaataattaaaaaaaaaaacaatgaatgaaacaaacaaaaaaaggcccaCACAATATGAGGCAGGTGGGGCAGGCAGGAAAGCAGGCAGGGGATGCCTCAGACTCAAGGCATTGTCACCATCTTGTCTGAGTCGAGATTCCCAGCCTGAGCTAGCTCTGGACCCCTGGCTGGCCGTGGGGTAGTGGTCCTGGGGGATGGTATGATGAGGGGTAGGCCTGGCCTCAGTGTGGGAGGCTGGCACGGCCATGCTGTCCACCGGCAACTACCAagatagagacagacagacagacagaccaaGTGAAGGAGTGATGAGAGCTTTGTTAGCACCCAGCAGACAGGCCAATGGGTGGGTTGACAGGCCAATGGTCGGGTGTTTGGACAGGCAGCAAGGGACAAGTGGGCAGGTGAACATGGCTCAGGCAGGTAGGCAGAGTAAGCAGGGAAGATGTAGTTGGGGGCTGCCCTGTGAGGGGTGTGGCATCCCTCCAGCCGCTGCCTGCTGGGGCCTCGGTCTGTGGCTTAGAATTCGGTGTCCACCACGCGGAAAGCTGGCCTGCCTGTGGGGGAAAGCAGAGCAGACGGCTGTTGGTGGGTAAGCAGGTAGGTGGGTAGGATGGGGAGGAAGACAAGGGGCTGTACCTACCTGAGTCAGGCATCGACGAAGACCGAAGGCTGGCCTCCTTTTGTAGCTGAATCTCCTTTAGTGCAAATATGGAAGTAGCTACAGATGGGGGAGACATAGAAGTGGGGGATGACCCATGAGGTCATTCAGGACCAGCCCCATATGACCCCACTGGAAGAATTAGAAAACGCTGCCTCTTCTCTGAGAGGCTTGACCTTCATCTGTCAAACAATTCCATATACAAACAAGCTACAACCAGGGAAGATAAAATACGGACTATTACATGACACAAAGAAATCATTATTAATTTTGTCAAGTGGATTATGGTATTGCAGTTACCACTGGTTAAGTCTAGGTGATGGGTGGTGTTTGGGGTTTGCTTTATGTATTAATCCAGTGGGGAGATAGGGAAAGTGAGCAAATGTTTTTTGTAGGtttgataatttgtttttaaaaaaatcttttataggTATGTGCTGAAATTATTTAGGGATGAATGCTATGATGTCTGAGATTGGATGTGATTCAAAATAATCAGAGAGAATATAGATAAAACCAGATTGACCACAGATTGATGATTTATTGGAGTACTTAGGGACTCATCATATTATTTTgactaatatataaatacatatatttgaaaatatccatattaaaaagtttttaaaagccagatagaaaaagagaacatCACATGtgattctatttctataaaatacaaggacagaaaaaaacTTATCCTTGCTGTTAGAGGTCAAAACAGTGGTCACCCTTTGGGGAGGGGCTGGGAATAACTGAAGGAGATGCaagggagctgggggtggggagcttttaacattctgtttcttgacttttgtgcTAGTTACAAGGATACGTTTCATTTATGAAAATTCATTGTATAGTATACTtatgatttgtgcattttttaGTGCATGTAAGGAAATGTCTactttaaaaaaggtaaaatgctattgcatatattttaatgtatgttttaaatttttcatgaaaggtaaaaggaactgaaaactaaaaaatgttttcataacaAATACAACCCATCACACCTGTGAACAAGATGTCCCCCCACTTAGAGTAGCATAGCCAGAATCCTACACAACCCGCCAGCTGGCCCCGGCAGTTCTGCTTCCCAGTCCCCACACTGGCTGGTCCATTCCCCAGCTCCACTCACTGTCAGGAAGTTTGTGGATCCGCTCCCCCAAACTGAGGAAGAATGGATGTTTCATGGCATCTTCTGCGGAGATCCGATTTCGACCCTCAAactgagtgggggtggggggagggggataGTATTGATTATCTTCAACGAGTAGGTctctctgcccacctcagacccTGCCCCTGGTTTGGGGGGGGGGTCCCTGTTTCCCCACACCTGGAATCCCATACCCCCAAGGCTGACCCAAGGTGGTCTCACCTGCAACAGCTTGGTGAGGAGGTCGGCCCCGTCGCTATCAAGTCTGCCACAAGGACAAAGAGACCTGCTTTAAAATGAGTTTGGACACTCTGGCCCCTAACGTCCACCCACCCACCAGCCTCACCGGGGTGCGTGGCTCAAAAGGGCCTCGGCTCGGTACTTGGGGTAGTTGTATGTCTTGAACTCCTCATTGGACAGGATGCCTGGCCACGTCTCCTCAGTTGGGGTTCCTAGTAGGGAAGAGGAGTTACCCCAAACATCTCACAGGTCCTCTCTGTGTCTCCACAGCATCTAGGGCCCATGCCTCCTCACCTAAGATGCGGAAGATGAAGTGTAGCTGTTCCTCCACCGTGGAGCCCGGGAAGAGGGGCCGGCCTGTGGCCATCTCATAGAAGATGCAGCCCACACCCCTGGGCAGGGAGGGCACAGTGAATAGAGAGGCAGCTGACTGGGTGGCTGTTGTGACCAAGCCACCCCGTTTACGACGTGGCCCCTGCCACACTTCCACCTGTCCTTACCACATGTCAATCTGAGTGGAGTAGTCCGTGGACCCGAGCAGGATGTCAGGGGGCCGGTACCACAGTGTCACCACCTCATTGGAGTATGTCTTTGTTGGGATTGACTTGGCCCGGGCCAGGCCTGGAAATCAGACAAAGGACAGCTAGAGTGAGGGGGTCATGGGCAAAGTCTGGGGGAGAGTGCAGTTGAGACTGAGGGTGTCCTAGGCAAAATCTGGGAAGGCTGAAGGGAAGTGAGACTAAGTGGTCATGGGAAAGTAGGAGGCTGGTGAGCCAATGAGAAGAAGGGGGAGGCCAGTGGTACCAAAGTCAGCCAGCTTGAGCTCTCCTCTCTCGTTGATGAGCAGGTTCTGGGGCTTGAGGTCTCGGTGTAGCACCTTCTGCCGGTGGCAGTAGGCCAGGCCACGGAGCAGCTGGAACAGGAACAGCTGGGGACCCAGGAATGGCAGGCAGAGATCAAAGACTATCCACTAGCCCGACCCCCAGCAGGCACTGCTCCCCTCCCAAACACAGACACCAGGCCCAGAGCCTTGTCACACAATAGAGGACAGGGTCCCAGTGCCCTCCAAGGGCTCCTAGCAAaaaaagccaaagggaaaagtccaTTTCTGGGAGATTTGTGGGTTGGAGTGGGTGAGTGGGGGCCCCCTTGTGCCCCTGCTTCCTGCCCCACACCCACTTTCACGTTGTGCATGTTGATGATGTTCCCACAGTCATCCAGGTACTGCTTCAGGTCCTTGTCCTGAggaaagaaaaggtggtacaggAATGAGGGTTACTTCCTATGGCTCCTGgccttctccccacctccccccgGGACCCAGTGCCACCCAGCCTTACCAGGTACTCAAAGACAAGGGTGAGGGACTTCTCCGTGTGGATAATGTCATGTAGCGTAACGATGTTGGCATGTTTGAGGTCCTTGAGCAGGGACACTGCAGGAAGTATGGGAGTGGGACGGGAAGAGTCAGGGTCCTACCCTCAGGACAGAGGTGAGGACAAGGACTA
It includes:
- the CDK16 gene encoding cyclin-dependent kinase 16 isoform X2, whose amino-acid sequence is MPLYGRARGHVTHPSILGTRPGRPMAGPITAAVPEKICYGAFCSCSGAFPLEANNPSFGPLPSISHLNLRTQIAMDRMKKIKRQLSMTLRGGRGIDKTNGAPEQIGLDESGGGGGSDPGEAPTRAAPGELRSARGPLSSAPEIVHEDLKMGSDGESDQASATSSDEVQSPVRVRMRNHPPRKISTEDINKRLSLPADIRLPEGYLEKLTLNSPIFDKPLSRRLRRVSLSEIGFGKLETYIKLDKLGEGTYATVYKGKSKLTDNLVALKEIRLEHEEGAPCTAIREVSLLKDLKHANIVTLHDIIHTEKSLTLVFEYLDKDLKQYLDDCGNIINMHNVKLFLFQLLRGLAYCHRQKVLHRDLKPQNLLINERGELKLADFGLARAKSIPTKTYSNEVVTLWYRPPDILLGSTDYSTQIDMWGVGCIFYEMATGRPLFPGSTVEEQLHFIFRILGTPTEETWPGILSNEEFKTYNYPKYRAEALLSHAPRLDSDGADLLTKLLQFEGRNRISAEDAMKHPFFLSLGERIHKLPDTTSIFALKEIQLQKEASLRSSSMPDSGRPAFRVVDTEF
- the CDK16 gene encoding cyclin-dependent kinase 16 isoform X1, encoding MPLYGRARGHVTHPSILGTRPGRPMAGPITAAVPEKICYGAFCSCSGAFPLEANNPSFGPLPSISHLNLRTQIAMDRMKKIKRQLSMTLRGGRGIDKTNGAPEQIGLDESGGGGGSDPGEAPTRAAPGELRSARGPLSSAPEIVHEDLKMGSDGESDQASATSSDEVQSPVRVRMRNHPPRKISTEDINKRLSLPADIRLPEGYLEKLTLNSPIFDKPLSRRLRRVSLSEIGFGKLETYIKLDKLGEGTYATVYKGKSKLTDNLVALKEIRLEHEEGAPCTAIREVSLLKDLKHANIVTLHDIIHTEKSLTLVFEYLDKDLKQYLDDCGNIINMHNVKLFLFQLLRGLAYCHRQKVLHRDLKPQNLLINERGELKLADFGLARAKSIPTKTYSNEVVTLWYRPPDILLGSTDYSTQIDMWGVGCIFYEMATGRPLFPGSTVEEQLHFIFRILGTPTEETWPGILSNEEFKTYNYPKYRAEALLSHAPRSLCPCGRLDSDGADLLTKLLQFEGRNRISAEDAMKHPFFLSLGERIHKLPDTTSIFALKEIQLQKEASLRSSSMPDSGRPAFRVVDTEF
- the CDK16 gene encoding cyclin-dependent kinase 16 isoform X4, which produces MDRMKKIKRQLSMTLRGGRGIDKTNGAPEQIGLDESGGGGGSDPGEAPTRAAPGELRSARGPLSSAPEIVHEDLKMGSDGESDQASATSSDEVQSPVRVRMRNHPPRKISTEDINKRLSLPADIRLPEGYLEKLTLNSPIFDKPLSRRLRRVSLSEIGFGKLETYIKLDKLGEGTYATVYKGKSKLTDNLVALKEIRLEHEEGAPCTAIREVSLLKDLKHANIVTLHDIIHTEKSLTLVFEYLDKDLKQYLDDCGNIINMHNVKLFLFQLLRGLAYCHRQKVLHRDLKPQNLLINERGELKLADFGLARAKSIPTKTYSNEVVTLWYRPPDILLGSTDYSTQIDMWGVGCIFYEMATGRPLFPGSTVEEQLHFIFRILGTPTEETWPGILSNEEFKTYNYPKYRAEALLSHAPRSLCPCGRLDSDGADLLTKLLQFEGRNRISAEDAMKHPFFLSLGERIHKLPDTTSIFALKEIQLQKEASLRSSSMPDSGRPAFRVVDTEF
- the CDK16 gene encoding cyclin-dependent kinase 16 isoform X5 translates to MDRMKKIKRQLSMTLRGGRGIDKTNGAPEQIGLDESGGGGGSDPGEAPTRAAPGELRSARGPLSSAPEIVHEDLKMGSDGESDQASATSSDEVQSPVRVRMRNHPPRKISTEDINKRLSLPADIRLPEGYLEKLTLNSPIFDKPLSRRLRRVSLSEIGFGKLETYIKLDKLGEGTYATVYKGKSKLTDNLVALKEIRLEHEEGAPCTAIREVSLLKDLKHANIVTLHDIIHTEKSLTLVFEYLDKDLKQYLDDCGNIINMHNVKLFLFQLLRGLAYCHRQKVLHRDLKPQNLLINERGELKLADFGLARAKSIPTKTYSNEVVTLWYRPPDILLGSTDYSTQIDMWGVGCIFYEMATGRPLFPGSTVEEQLHFIFRILGTPTEETWPGILSNEEFKTYNYPKYRAEALLSHAPRLDSDGADLLTKLLQFEGRNRISAEDAMKHPFFLSLGERIHKLPDTTSIFALKEIQLQKEASLRSSSMPDSGRPAFRVVDTEF
- the CDK16 gene encoding cyclin-dependent kinase 16 isoform X3, coding for MAASPPAADGSFGTGSPSHYSRSSGYSRDLNTEIYPGGADLLVVAIAMDRMKKIKRQLSMTLRGGRGIDKTNGAPEQIGLDESGGGGGSDPGEAPTRAAPGELRSARGPLSSAPEIVHEDLKMGSDGESDQASATSSDEVQSPVRVRMRNHPPRKISTEDINKRLSLPADIRLPEGYLEKLTLNSPIFDKPLSRRLRRVSLSEIGFGKLETYIKLDKLGEGTYATVYKGKSKLTDNLVALKEIRLEHEEGAPCTAIREVSLLKDLKHANIVTLHDIIHTEKSLTLVFEYLDKDLKQYLDDCGNIINMHNVKLFLFQLLRGLAYCHRQKVLHRDLKPQNLLINERGELKLADFGLARAKSIPTKTYSNEVVTLWYRPPDILLGSTDYSTQIDMWGVGCIFYEMATGRPLFPGSTVEEQLHFIFRILGTPTEETWPGILSNEEFKTYNYPKYRAEALLSHAPRSLCPCGRLDSDGADLLTKLLQFEGRNRISAEDAMKHPFFLSLGERIHKLPDTTSIFALKEIQLQKEASLRSSSMPDSGRPAFRVVDTEF